Sequence from the Argopecten irradians isolate NY chromosome 12, Ai_NY, whole genome shotgun sequence genome:
GAAAAAACGTTTCGTTGAGGCCACTAATGGCTGCCAAGATACCTTGAGGGAATTCTGTAAGGACAAAAAATAAGACCACCGCGACCAACATCATGGTGGTGCGGTTATGTTCCGCGAGAGCCTCCTCATTATGACGACCCGATTGTTGTAGTAACCGTTGGCGTCGCTTACTCGCCTCGTTCATCTTGTATATTATACATGCACTTAGTATAACTAATAAAACACATGGCGCTATCTTTATTATCACTCCATATATCCAGAATGTGATTGGCTGAAAGTAGATGTTGTTAGACGCAAAGTCACTCTGCATTACCCAATAGCCTGTCCCATTATTCACGATTTTCATATCGACAACTTTGTAAAGGAAGTAGTTAGGGGTACATGTAATAATCGTCGTAATCATCACTATCGCAATCGTTATTTTAGCGCGCTGAAGACTACAAAGCTGATTGGCTACCACATGatgacaaacaaaaatgtaaCGGAATACAGCTAGGGACACAGTAAGCCACATGGCCATGTTGTGACACGTAATCACTACGAGAATGTTGATGCAGACAAAGTAGATCCAACCTTCCGAATGACCGTAATTCGTAAACGGGATGGCGTAGCAGTAGAAGTAGATTGCATATACCAGGTAGAAAGACATAGTGAGTACATCGGAGATGGCCAACGCAATCAGAATATAATTTGTAGGCGTGATCATATGACGCTGCATCAACACGATGATATTTAGGATGTTGGACACGACTCCAAACACACAGATAACGGCACTGATATAGCCATGGTATTGACTATACTGCCGCATGAAGTGGTCAGTCTCCTGGAGATC
This genomic interval carries:
- the LOC138336415 gene encoding G-protein coupled receptor dmsr-1-like, giving the protein MGNMDILVDHFNMNTSWYTPHSSVEPTNHTPMGSVIDLQETDHFMRQYSQYHGYISAVICVFGVVSNILNIIVLMQRHMITPTNYILIALAISDVLTMSFYLVYAIYFYCYAIPFTNYGHSEGWIYFVCINILVVITCHNMAMWLTVSLAVFRYIFVCHHVVANQLCSLQRAKITIAIVMITTIITCTPNYFLYKVVDMKIVNNGTGYWVMQSDFASNNIYFQPITFWIYGVIIKIAPCVLLVILSACIIYKMNEASKRRQRLLQQSGRHNEEALAEHNRTTMMLVAVVLFFVLTEFPQGILAAISGLNETFFQNVYSNLGDIMDLLVLINSAINFILYCIMSKQFRDTFKNLFVCKLQKVRNHNSHTSRQNGTPSYYNVKTDCTQV